The genomic stretch ACACCGCGAAAGCGCAAGACATCATGGAGGGAGCCGTCTGGCGTGATCCGGAACGCCTGGACGACTGGATTGGTACCCTTTCAAAGACCGAACCCGTCGTCACATTCTGTGTCTACGGCTTCCACGTCGGATGCGAAGCGGCTTCAACGCTGCGCAAGGCGGGGTTTGACGCTCGCTACATGAAAGGCGGGCATTACGCATGGAAAGCGATCAAAGGGCCGGTGAAGCTTTTTGAATGACGCCGTGCTCGCCAATTCGCGTTTCACTGTGACGTTATAGGATATCGACATGTCGCTAATAGCCGCAGGCACTATCGAGATCCCTAATTCCTTCGGTTCGGCTTTTGACCATGGCGCGTTTGAAGCGAAGACGCGCCGTGTCTTCATCGCGCATACGGCTCGGGACTGCCTTGAGGTGGTGGACGTTGACACCGGCTTGCACGTCGCGACGCTCTCCGGCTTTCCGGAAGCGGCGGGCGTGGTCGCAGGCGAAGAATGTGTACTGGTCACGAACCGCGGCAGCGCCAGCTTGGCCTGGATCGATGCACGCACGCTGGAAACGCGGATCGTTCTTCATACCGCACCTCGGCCGAATGGCGTCGCGATCGTGTCGCCGTTACACGCCGCGGTCGCCGCGTGCATCGGAAACGATGTCCACAAACCTCAGCTCCAGGTGCTCGGACTGGAAGGAGAACGGCGATGGTCCATTGCCCTCCCCGGACGACCCCGCTGGTGCGTCATCGACGCCAAAGCGGAACGCGTATTTCTTGCGATCCGCGATCCTTCCATGGTGCTGGTTGCCAATCTGCCCGAACTGACCGCTGTGCAGCACTGGCCACTTCCTTCCGGCGGCGCCCATGGGATGGACATCGACCACGCATCCGGACTCCTCTACGTGGCATGCGACGGCGGGGCGCTTGTCGAGGTTGATTCCCGGTCCGGGGAGATGCGGCGCCAGTGGCCGCTCGCCGGCGTGCCGGATGCGACCTTCTTCAACCCCAGGAGCGGATTGGTCCATGTGGCCATTGGCGAACCCGGACTGATCCAGTCCATTGATCCGCGTACCGGCACTCGTGGGCAGATCGCTACCGCTCGCGGCGTAACGACGACGGCACTGATCGAGCCGGACCGGCTTTACGTGTTCTCCCCTTCGCACAAGGGGGTTCTGGACCTCAAGGGAGCCTAGACAATGCGTTATCGGCACGCCCGCTGGGCCGTCATCGCAGCCACGATTTTCCTGATGGAGATGAATGACATGACAAACCTCGCAGTTAGTTTCGAGAACACCTCGATCGGCGACACGCCCGAAGGTTGGACATCCACGCTCACAGGGTCGGGTAATTCCTTCTCGACGGTCCATTTGCCGACCTTTTCCGTTCTTCGTCAACCTTCCGGATGACCGCGGCATCGCGGTCGTGGACCACGTCTCGCAAAAGCAAACCGGAAAGTGGCCGCTGGCCAATCGGAGTGCGAATTTTCCGATGGCCCTGTATCCCGTCCGTCGCCATGTCGTCGTGATCTTTCGCTCTCCTGCCGAACTCGGCGTATTCTCCATGATGGGCGGCAAGCCGATCGCGACCATCGGAGCCTGCGGCGACGCGGACGACCTGTTCATCGATGCCAAACGCGCGCGCGTTTACGTCAGTTGCGGGGCCGGCTTCCTTGATGTTTTGGAACCCAAGGACGCGACGTACCAGCGGATCGCGCGCATCCCCACGGTTTCCGGCGCACGAACTTCGCTCTTTGTACCCGAGATGGATCGCCTGCTCGTTGCTGTCCGGGCGAATTCCGGAGAACCGCCAGCAATTTGGATATTCCGACCAATGCCTTGAATCCGTAGCCGCGGCACGGAGGACCAGCGCATGCGCACGAGACGTCAGAGTTCGAAACCGAGATTCCCGAAATGGCTCCTGTCGGGATCAGCGATCACCTTGTGCTTCACGGTATGGTCCGGCTGTGCGCGGGCTTATCGCCCATTCGACGGAACCGACGCTGCGGTGGCAGCGCCGGAAGAGCTGGAGATTGAGCTTCAACCAGCCGGGCGCCTGCGAGAGAGCGGAACCACCACCCTGATCGCTCCTGCAACGGTCATCAACTACGGTTTGAGCGAGGGATGGGAAGCCGTATTCGAGGGCCAGGGCCAAACTCCGCTGTCACCTTCAGGTCCGACCAGCCTGACGGCAGCAGGAGCGTTCCTCAAGCATGTCCTGCAGCCGGGCAGCCTGCAGGACAAGGCCGGCCCCGGTATCGCGACTGAATTCGGCGTGTTGCTACCGGACAGCACCGGGAGTTCGGGCGTCGGCGCAAGCGTGGCGGGGATCGTCTCGCAGCGCTGGGACTGGGGAACGATCCACTTGAACGCACAAACAGCCCTCACCCGCGACCATCATGCTGATCTGTTTCTTGGCGGCATCATCGAGGGACCATCACAATGGTCGGTTCGACCGGTTGCGGAGTTTTTCTACGAGAAAGAGTTTGGCCAATCCGAGACGATGTCCGCTTTGGTCGGTTTCATTTGGCGAGTCCGGGATAATCTCAGTTTCGATGTTGGACTGCGTCATGCGCTCACGAACGGCCATCCGGTCAACGAAGTACGTGCGGGGTTGACGTTTGGCTTTCCGTTACGGATGTTCGGTGAACGATCGCAACAGTCCAGATGATTTCGCTAGCGCCGCTCTTGGATTTGGCCGCTGCTGTCGACGACAAGGAACACTTCCTTGCCGTTTTTCGTCGCCCTGACGGCTGTACCTTCGGCGGTGGATTTGACATCCCGGATTTGCGAATGGCCTGCGGATTCAAGCTTCGCTACCAGTTCCTGCTTGGTCAGGGCAAATCACGTTGAATCGTTTCAACAAATTCGTTTTCAGGCGCATGGCGCTCGATGCCGGGTCAGCCGTGCGTGAAGTCGCCACGCTTCAAGCCGAGCGCTTTAACCGCGGCCTCCGGAAGCCGGCCCCACGCTTCGACCTTCTCATTCGGAGCCATCATTGCACCGATAATTGCCTTGGCCGTCTCCGGATCCTGCTCGGCAACAAAGTAGACCGATCGGAGGGGCGAACCGCCTTCCAACCGTTCAGTCGTCACCAGTACGACCTGACCATCTGCCATATCCCATTGTAGCACCGTCGCGATAGGCAAGGAACCAACACGTTCCTGGAGACTGGTCCGAAGGCGGATTGAAGCTCAACGGGCTGGACAGGGCAAATCACGTTGAATCGTTTCAACAAATTTCAGGCGACGCAAGTTTTCGCGAAGCGCAGGGAGCGCCGATACCAGGAATGACGTTGACGGTGCGGTCGCGAATGATCCCGAAACAGACATCCGCCGCTTCCGCCTAAATCGCGCTCGACGTGGTTTCTGCCTCTATCAAAATGGTCGTCCAGCCTGATACGGTGCAGTCTCAGGCGGCTGGGGACTGGCATGAGACGACGCGACTTCATAGGGCTCGCAAGCGTCGCGGCAGCATGGCCACTTGCAGCACGGTCGCAACAACCGGCGAAAATGTATCGCATCGCGATTGTTCATCCAAGCGCTCCGGTCGCTGATCTTACCGAGGAAACCACTCACGGCGAATTCTATCCTTCATTTTTTAGGGCGCTGCGGCGGCTCGGCTACATTGAAGGCCAAAATCTTTTCGTCAAACGGTGGACGGCCGAGGGCAGAACGGACCGCTACGAGGAAATCGCGCGCGAAGTGATTGGCCACAAGCCCGACGTTGTGTTCGTGCCAACGGGTCGCATGGCGTTGCCCTTCAAACACACGACCTCCACACTTCCCATCGTTGTGCTTGCCGGTGCTGATCCTATTCGCATGGGAATCGTGGAAAATTTATCGCGCCCCGGAGCGAACATAACTGGAGTCACAACAGAGGCCGGCCCGGCTTTCCTCGGAAAGCATTTTCAGCTCCTGCGGGACCTCAAACCGGGATTAAAGAAGGCAGGATTTCTTGCGCCTCGGCAAGGGTGGGAAATTTGGCAGCCTGTCCTAACGGCTACATCGCAATCGATGGGCATCTCGGTCGTAGGGC from Bradyrhizobium sp. Ash2021 encodes the following:
- a CDS encoding ABC transporter substrate-binding protein codes for the protein MRRRDFIGLASVAAAWPLAARSQQPAKMYRIAIVHPSAPVADLTEETTHGEFYPSFFRALRRLGYIEGQNLFVKRWTAEGRTDRYEEIAREVIGHKPDVVFVPTGRMALPFKHTTSTLPIVVLAGADPIRMGIVENLSRPGANITGVTTEAGPAFLGKHFQLLRDLKPGLKKAGFLAPRQGWEIWQPVLTATSQSMGISVVGPMVESPFKDQDHRASLASMIDDGIEGLVVSTAFEILAHRPMIVQLVQDHRLPAIYPFREYVNDGGLMSYTSDFREVMTGLAHYVDLILRGTKPGDLPYLQPTRFQFAINLKAARAIELNIPAALLASADELIE